CGTGTCGAGTTGGATCTCAAATTCGGAACCTTCTATGGGAACGGGACGGCGGCGGCCGCTCTCGTCCGGTTCGCCGAGTTGCATCCGTTTGCACCGGAGCATCGTCAACGTGCCGTTTTCCGCCACGGCCCGGATCGGCGCGGCCAAGTACTGGATCTCGACGCCTTCCGCGATGGCGGCATCAATTTCGAGCGGGTCGGCCGGCATTTCGTCGCGCGTGCGGCGATAAAGGATCATGACTTTCTGTGCGCCCAGACGTACGGCGGTGCGAGCGGCGTCTATGGCGGTGTTACCGCCGCCGACCACCACCACGCGCTTCCCGATTGGAGGTTTTTCACCGAGGGCATACTGGCGCAGGAAATCGGCGCCGTGCATGACGCCCTTGGCATTCTCGCCGGGGATGTCGAGTTTCTGGCTTTCATGCGCGCCCGTGGCAATGAACACCGCATCGAAATCGTTTGTAATCGAATCGGCGGACACGTCCCTACCCGCCGCCGTGCGCGTTTTGAATTCGACGCCCAAGGATCGGATTCCCGCCAAGTCCCGTTCTAGAATATCCGGCGGGAGCCGGTAATCGGGAATTCCAACCGACAACATGCCGCCCAGCACCGGCAATGCCTCGAATACGGTCACTTGATGTCCCGCCAGCGCCAGAAAATGCGCGGCGGAAAGGCCCGCCGGTCCCGACCCAATAATCGCGACTGACTTGCCCGTCGCTGGGATGTCCGCGGGCGGCGTCATCGAAGGGAATTGATCCATGGCGAACCGCTTGAGGCCGCGGATATTGACGGGTTCATCAACCGCGCCCCGGTTGCATTTCAGTTCGCACGGATGAAAGCATACACGCCCGCAAATCGAGGGCAGCGGGTTTTCACGCCGGATGACGTCGGCGGCTTCCTGAAAACGGCCCGCCGCAATCAGCGCGACATACGCCTGCACGCTCGAATCAATCGGACAGCCGGAACTGCACACCGCGCGCCCGCGTTTCTGAATGACGAACGCATTCGGCGCGGCTTGCGCATAAACGCGATCGATGGCTTTGCGCGTGCCAAGTTGCGCATCGAACGCACTCGGAACTTCAATGGGGCATACCGCGGAACAGTCGCCGCACATCGTGCATTTGTCTATGTCCACATAACGCGGCCGCTGAAGCACCGTCGCCTTGAAATGCCCCGGTTCTCCATCGAGTTTGACGACATCGGCCATGGTGAGCACTTCAATGTTCGGATCGCGCATGCACTCGACGAGTTTCGGCGAAATGATGCACGTCGCGCAATCACCCGTCGGAAACGTCTTGTCCAACCGCGCCATGCCACCGCCCACAGCCGCCTTGTCTTCCACAAGGTAAACGTGGAAACCGGCGGCGGACAAGTCGAGCGAGGCCTGAATGCCGGCCACGCCCGCACCGCATACCAGAACCGCACCCGTTGGAATCGAATTGCCATCCATGCTCATGACCTTCCCGCGGCGGCGCATCGCGCGGACAAATGGTCGGCGCTGATGGTAAGTGCGTCGAGGCCCAGTGCGCCCTTGGGTATGCCCAACGCAAGCCCCAGCAATTGCGTGATATAGACAACCGGAATATCGGGAACGTCCGCGTGGCCCTTGCGGGCTTCGGGTTGCCTGAAATCCAAGTTCAACTGGCAAAGCGGACAGGCCACGACCATGCACTCCGCTCCGGCCCGGTGGGCCATGGACAACAACCGATAACCAAGGCGATTGACGACATCCGTTTTGGAGATCGAAAGACTCGCGCCGCAACATTCGGTTTTCAGCGGCCAATCCACGGCCTGCGCGCCGGACGCCTTGACCAGATCGTCCATGCAGGACGGATGCTCGGCGTCGTCGAACGCGACAACCTCCGGAGGACGCGACAATAGACAACCGTAATAGGACGCAACGCGAAGTCCGCTCAACGGCTTTTGAATGCGCCCGCGGATTTCACGCACGCCGAAATCATTGACGAGCACGTCGAGAATGTGGCGCACCTTCACGCCGCCGTCATAGGGTTTACCGGTGATCCGTTCCGCGCGTTCACGCTCGCCGGCATCGGCATTCACCTTGTGATTGGCTGTCCGCAGCCGCGCGTAACACGAGGCGCAGGCGGTCAGCACGTCCGAATATCCCGCGGCCCGCGCCTTCTGCAGATTCATGACCGGCAACGCCACGGCCAGCGAGGCATTGCTGGAATGCGCGGGCGTCGAACCACAGCACACCCACTCGGGAATGTCGGCCAACTCGATGCCCAGCGCCTTGCACACGGCGCGGGTGGATTTGTCGAAATCCCACGCGGTGGATTCGAGGCTGCAGCCGGGGAAAAAGGCGTACTTCACCGTTTCTTCTCCTCCTCTTCGGCCCGCTTGAAGACTTTGCGCACATCCTTGGCGCTCCTCGTGAAATGGGGCAGCATGGCCAGTTTGCGCTTTTGCAGCATCCGGGGAATTTTGTCCATGTCGGAAAAGAAGTCCCGGCTTAGAAGTTTATAGAGGGTCATCATGCCGGCCTCGAACACGCGCCCGTGCCAACGCACGCTGGCAAGAAACGCCTTGTTGAAACTTCGGGTGCGCGCATCGCTTGCGGATGCCTTGTCCTCGACGGCCATCATCCGCAGCGTGTCCATGACGGCGGCAATGTCAATGCCCATCGGACAACGCGTGGTGCAAGCCTCGCAGGAAGCGCAAACCCAGATGGCCCCGGAATCGAGGATCTCGTTCTTCGCGCCCAGATGAATCAGGCGCATGATCTGGCTCGACAACAAATCCATCTCGGGCGCGACAGGACATCCCGAAGAGCATTTGTGACACTGAAAACACGTGCCGACAGCCGCGCCGCTCCGGCGTTCCACCTCGGATAAAAGCGTGCTGTCCGTCCATTCCAGCGACGATGGAATCGTTGCGTTGATTTGCATGGCGTTCATGATGATTACTCGCCCACCTCGTCCGTTATTTCGGCGGCCTTTATCATTTCCTTCTTAAAAGGCGCCACTTTCTGGTAAACCTGCTCCGGGCGCCTGATCACGCCATCCACGGTCAGCAGGTCCCGATCGACACGAATGCCGAACAGGCGCTCGTTCTCCTGGAGATAGGGCAGAATAAGCCGCCAATCTTCAGGCGTCAGCGGAAGATACATGCCGCCGTTCAGTTGTTCCACAACCAATGTCCGATGCGGATCGCGCACGTAAATCGCGCCGCCCGACGCCAACGAAAGCAAATTGCCGCCCGCATAGGGAAGATCCAGCGGAACCACATGCCCGTCCTGATCAAAACGGACGCCGTTCACAATGACGAATCCGCCACCGTCAAGCGGATCGCCCGCCATGAACGATTCCGCGAGGAAATCCAGCGCAGTGCCGTTGATGACGACGCGCGGCTTGCCCACGGCATTGATCAGCGGACGTCCCGCGAGGTTGCCCTGCACGAAGATCGTGCCGCCCTTGGCGCCGTACAGGAAGGTCTGGCCGGCGTCGCCATAGACGACCATCTTGCCGCGCTTGGCGATCTGGCCAACTTGGTCTTGGGCATTACAGTGGACGTAGACTTCAAGTCCGTCCATGCCGGATCCCAGATAGTCGCCGGGATTGTCGTAGCAATCAATGCGCAGGCCGTCGGTGGCCGGACCGAAACCCGACGCATGGAAGCGGGTCCCGCGCGAATTATAATGAACAATATGACGCCATCCGAGATTATAGGCATCCACCGCGACGCGCGCGTCGCAATCCGCGCCTTGCGGGGCGAATCCGCGCGCGTCTATGAGAAGCGTCCGCTCATTGGATTGCGGCGCGCGAAGCCGATCGCGCGTGGCCAGGGTAACCCGCCGATAGACGCTCTCGCGCGGATCGTCGAGCAAGGGCTGTTGCGCGAAGATCTTTTCGAGTCCATCGCGCAAAATCGTGTAGACGGAACCGCGCTTCTTCTCTCCCGTGGGATAGCGGCGATCGATACACAATGTCAACGCCTCGATGCCGACGCGCGGAGCGCGGAGCGCCGTCTGGGCGGCCAGTTCGCTTACCGCATTACGGAGCCGATCGTAATCCATGCCCGCTATTGCATCGCGCAGATACCCGAAAAGCCCGGCGGCATCGTTGTCGTGTATGGCGCGTTCGATGGCCGATGAATCTTCCTCGGCGGACGTCGAAACACTTGGTGCAATCGAGAGATCGCAATGGACTTGGCCGCGCGGGGTTGAAACCGGCACGCCGAACTTGTCGGTGGCGTTCAAACGATAATGTCCGTTTTCGCCCTTTTCAGGCACGATGTTGAAGAGGAACGCGCCGCCGTCCGTAAAACTGCCTCCGCGGGCGTTCCAATATTGGTCGGCCACGGGCAGGAACCGCGGATCTTCCTTGTTGAGGCTGGCGAGCGTCGCATCAATGGCCTGCTTTTCCGAGCAAATCAGCCCGATGGAAACGTCCTTTCCTTCCTGCAGCGCAAAGACCTGCGGGCGCAGCATGGCCGTGTCCGTGATGCCGAGAAGTTGGAATCCCTTCATCTCGCTCAATGTCCGGGCGATGATGAAGAACCACGGGCCGTCGGGCGATCCGTGAATATGCGACGCCTGAATCTGCCGGTAAATACGCTGGCGTTCCGGAGAAAGCCGGTCGAAATCGAGTTCCGTCGTCGGCGCAAGCGCCTCGATGATGTACTCGACGGGATACTTGTACACGCGGTGCATCAGGTCGAACAACATGACGGAAACCTCGGTGTCCGTCAGGAATCGCGGAAAAAGGTTGCGCTGCGCCAAGTACTCGCACACCGAGACGTAATTCGCGAAGTCGCCGTTGTGCACCAGCGCCTCGTTCATACCGATGAACGGATGCGCGCCGCCCGGATGCCAGACCCGGCCGCGGGTCGGATAGCGCTGGTGGGCGATCCACACATGTGCCCGCACGTTCTCCATCTTGTAGTACTGGACGGACGCTTCGGCGTACCCGACGATTTTCATAATGATGAGATTGCGGGCGTGCGACACGACGAACGCGCGTTTCTCGCCGAGCGATGCGTAAAACTCGTCGTTCAACTTGACGGAATTCTGAAAAACGAACTCGTCCTCGATTTCGCGTTCGCGCAAATCCGCAAGGTTCTTCTCCGTTGCGAAACGTTCTAATGCG
The window above is part of the Candidatus Hydrogenedentota bacterium genome. Proteins encoded here:
- a CDS encoding CoB--CoM heterodisulfide reductase iron-sulfur subunit B family protein yields the protein MKYAFFPGCSLESTAWDFDKSTRAVCKALGIELADIPEWVCCGSTPAHSSNASLAVALPVMNLQKARAAGYSDVLTACASCYARLRTANHKVNADAGERERAERITGKPYDGGVKVRHILDVLVNDFGVREIRGRIQKPLSGLRVASYYGCLLSRPPEVVAFDDAEHPSCMDDLVKASGAQAVDWPLKTECCGASLSISKTDVVNRLGYRLLSMAHRAGAECMVVACPLCQLNLDFRQPEARKGHADVPDIPVVYITQLLGLALGIPKGALGLDALTISADHLSARCAAAGRS
- a CDS encoding glutamate synthase → MTPHSFMNKMDVATRLIRARAGLRPNGDWYQRSPEAEGGCGVTGFACTIPVRGKHIYEPSIQMRNRGNGKGGGIAACGLAPEDLGVSRDTLDESYILQIALLDPNAREEVEKKYIEPFFDVSHGGLISTVDDYRDVPLLDMRPPDVARYFVRVKKDALERFATEKNLADLREREIEDEFVFQNSVKLNDEFYASLGEKRAFVVSHARNLIIMKIVGYAEASVQYYKMENVRAHVWIAHQRYPTRGRVWHPGGAHPFIGMNEALVHNGDFANYVSVCEYLAQRNLFPRFLTDTEVSVMLFDLMHRVYKYPVEYIIEALAPTTELDFDRLSPERQRIYRQIQASHIHGSPDGPWFFIIARTLSEMKGFQLLGITDTAMLRPQVFALQEGKDVSIGLICSEKQAIDATLASLNKEDPRFLPVADQYWNARGGSFTDGGAFLFNIVPEKGENGHYRLNATDKFGVPVSTPRGQVHCDLSIAPSVSTSAEEDSSAIERAIHDNDAAGLFGYLRDAIAGMDYDRLRNAVSELAAQTALRAPRVGIEALTLCIDRRYPTGEKKRGSVYTILRDGLEKIFAQQPLLDDPRESVYRRVTLATRDRLRAPQSNERTLLIDARGFAPQGADCDARVAVDAYNLGWRHIVHYNSRGTRFHASGFGPATDGLRIDCYDNPGDYLGSGMDGLEVYVHCNAQDQVGQIAKRGKMVVYGDAGQTFLYGAKGGTIFVQGNLAGRPLINAVGKPRVVINGTALDFLAESFMAGDPLDGGGFVIVNGVRFDQDGHVVPLDLPYAGGNLLSLASGGAIYVRDPHRTLVVEQLNGGMYLPLTPEDWRLILPYLQENERLFGIRVDRDLLTVDGVIRRPEQVYQKVAPFKKEMIKAAEITDEVGE
- a CDS encoding 4Fe-4S dicluster domain-containing protein, with product MNAMQINATIPSSLEWTDSTLLSEVERRSGAAVGTCFQCHKCSSGCPVAPEMDLLSSQIMRLIHLGAKNEILDSGAIWVCASCEACTTRCPMGIDIAAVMDTLRMMAVEDKASASDARTRSFNKAFLASVRWHGRVFEAGMMTLYKLLSRDFFSDMDKIPRMLQKRKLAMLPHFTRSAKDVRKVFKRAEEEEKKR